The DNA segment ctctatgctgacagcagaaagcccaactcagggctggaactcaggaacctcaagatcatgacctgagccaaagtcagatgcttagtgagtggactgagccatccaggtgcccctttcttggttttgttttaagtgaCTAGTTTTCTCTCTTCACCATCCTCTCACCGAACTTTCATAGCAGTGCCCTCCCTCATGCACAGTGTCTCCGGCATGTGTTCTCTTTCCGCCAGATGGATTATCTTTGTTATTGCCTGTGTAAGCTGAATTCTTACCTCTCTCCTATGGAATAGGGAATCAGGTTGCTCTGTGGTGACTCCTAGTGCATCTGGTCATCTGCTGATTTTTTTGTGACACCTGTtcactgtttctcttttcttttctttctttttcttttcttttttcttttttctttttcccttttcttttcttttcttttcttttcttgcttttctttcatttttgagagatagaacaagtgtgggagaggcaaagagagaaagagggagacatagaatctgatgcaggctccaggctctgagttgtcagcacagagcctggcctggggctcaaacccaccagctgtgagatcatgacctgagccgaagttggacccttaactgactgagccacccagtcgccccagtgtttcacttttttaaacCAGCTTAAATTGGTTACCAGCATTCACAAATGGGTAACCGCTTTTTACCACTCCCTGTTTCACTCTTCAGTAAATCTGTCTAGGTCCTTCTCGGTGTAGGCCATTTCCTACAAAGCTCATTGCCTGGTCACTAATCCACTGATTTCTTCCCTCTCAAGTCTGTAGTTTTTTGGCAACAAGTATTACATTCTGGTCTTGCCTACTGAAGTTGGGTTCTAGGACTGAGGCTTGGTTTTATACTGTGAATAATTAGCATAGTTGTATCTGAATATAGATTTTGTGCTTAGTGGTACTTGAAGTGCATTTGTTGGCATTTCTGCTTAAGTAggacaaatttttgtttttaagtaggctctgcatcagtgtgaggcttgaacttatgaccctgagatcgagagttgcgtgctctactgactgagccagccaggtgcctccaatttttcttttttatgtaccTTCTTTGCTTAAATGTTTTGGTGGAGTTGAGGTGAACTAAATTTAAGattataccttttaaaaactaattaaaaatttttttttaatgtttatttatttttgagagacagagcgcaagtggggaaggggcagagagagggagacacagaagccgaagcaggctccaggctctgagctgtctgcacacggcccgatgcggggctcgaactcacaaactgcgagatcatgacctaagccggagtcgggagcttaaccgactgagccacccaggtgccccaattaatttttaaaacctttttatcttaaaataatttcaaacacagCAGAGAACTCTTATAATAAGCCCTTTATCTAGATTCActaattttttagcattttgccatgtttgctttattattctttaaatgtatttttttcttgaactatTTTGAGAGTAGGTTGCATACATCATTGTCCTTTACCTCTTAATACTtgtgcatttatttcttaaatcaatATAGTTTTCAAATCCAGGAAACATTCACAAAGGACTTTTAATTTGCAGCCCATATTTCATTTTGTCAATtttcccaataatgtcctttaaagcttttttcctcctccagtaAATGACCATGTATTGCATTTAGTTGCCATATAATATAGTCTACATGTAATAGGGACTTTTCCTCAATATTGGTTTGTCTGATAGTTGCTTACGTGAGGTTCAAGCTATACAGGCAGGGCGGTGTTCTCAGGGCACCACGTCTGCAGGCACATAATCCTTATTTGCCCTCATTGGTGCTGTTCACTTGGATTGTCCTCAGGTCAAGGTATTGTTCTGTTATTCCTCAGTGTAGTGACTCTTTCCCTTGCACTAATCATTCCATTACTACCATGAAAATATACTGCTCATCAAACTTTTCCCTTCTGTATTAGGtagatatataattaaaaattctttttaaattttaaaaggcgCATATTGTGTTCCATCCTAACCAGTTTTAAGTGTGTAGTTCCGTAACTAGTGTTAAGTAGGTTCACGTTGTTgtgaaacagatctccagaacttttcagtCTTCTAAAACTAAAACTCTAGACCCATgaaataactccccatttccccttcccccagcccctgacaaccaccattctactttgtttctctgAATTTGACTGACTTAGATGTCTTatagtggaatcatatggtatctgttttgacttattgcacttagcataatgtcaaGGTTTATCTTTATGTTGTAACATGTGACAATTTacattttaaggctgaataatattccattgtatgtacataccacattttatttacccatcTGTCTTTTGATGggcacttggattgtttccacttcttagctattgtgaataatgctgctatgaacacaggTGTGCAattatctctttgagaccctgttttcagttattttggatatatacccagaactGTGTGTACAGGCGTGaagttttaattttggggggcttagaggcacatttttattttgtaaaattttcggTTGTGTACAGCTTATTAATTTCATTTGTCCTAAGATTAAATTTTGACATGATAACCAATCTCCAGAGATGTAATGTGAACCAAAATCGTGCTTTACGGTTTCCTCCTTTATGAGTTAGCCTGTTGCTAATTTAAGGAAGAAGTGATTTCTGAAAACATCTACTTGACTTGAAATAAATcaggattattatttttcaagtggttaactgcatataatttttttcctactgtagATTCTTTAAGAGAACATAATTCTGGgaaggaaaagtttatttttgttttctgtttattggAGGGAGGTCTGGTTCAGCCAGAACACTGGGGTCTGTCTCAGCTAACCTCCTGAATTATTTTCTGAGTGTTGAATTCCTCGGGACCCCTGTTTGCTTGCCTAAAATAGGAATAccttagttttttgtttctttatttttactgtacaatatttttaaaagaatttcctcCTACAGTTGGAGCTTGGCAACCAgaatttgaaggaagaaaatgagaatcagTTGTGCACTGTTAAACTGTTGTaagcaggaaggaaaagagtATAATCCTAGGTCAGAGATGAGGTGATTGAGGTTGCTGTGAAGTTAATGCAGATAAACAAAATACCggcatttaaaaaacactttcagAATAAGAGGTAAGAGTTGTTGGTAaacattttttgctttgtttgaagTGTTCCTGTGGAAAGGGAATTTGAATGATAATTTTTACTCTAAGAAGTGATGCCTAATTTAGGTATAGGATTGATTGGTAATGCTAGAAATCTTAAGCAAATATCATAATTTTATTACTGGGTGATTAAGAGCTTCATTTAGTCAAAGCTAGAATCCTCCATGGAATTCAGACCTCTAAAGTAGAACccaaatattagaaaacattcTTATCATTCCTCTAATagtcacattttgaattttgctgTATTAAATACTTTATATTACATTGGTTTCACCTTTACATTAGCTGAggatacttttcctttctttcttgccttgaCACAAAATAACAAGCACCAGTATTCTCCCTCCTCAAGATTTTGGCATTCATTACTCCAAAATTATTAAGAAGATAActagttttaaaacttaattttatagaTTCACAGGAATTTGCCAAGATAGTTCAGAGAGGTCTCTGGTGTACTTCACCTGGTTTTCCTCggaagctatttttattttttaaaaaagtttttaaaagattaaaaaacaaatttttttttaagtttattttgagagagcgagcttaggtggggaaggggcagagggagagagagaatcccaagcagactctgatagtgcagagcccgatgcgggactcaaactcacaaaccacgaggtcatgacctgagctgaagttaggtgctgaaccgactgagccaccgaggcacctctttaaaagattttttttgtttttattattaatttctttaaaagatttttaaagtaatctctgtacccaacatgaggctcaaactcacaatcctgagatccaAAGTCACATATTccagcaactgagccagccaggtgccccagtagcttttttttttttttcttaattttttttaaaggtttacttatttttgagagcgagagagagcgagtgagcaggggaggggtagagagagagggagacacagaacctgaagcagaatccaggctgtcagctgtcagcacagagcccactgcaggggcttgaactcacaggccatgagatcatgagctgagccaaagttgggataCTTTACTGACTGAACTAGCCAAGGTACCCAGGAGCTATTTTTAATTAAGCTATAATacctgaatatttttcctttagagTTTTTGGGTAGTGGTTAAAGATACTGAAAATAGGTAAGGGTTAGGATGAGTCCCTGATACATTAATACCTTTGTGCTGCACAAAGAAGGggtgaggaaaagaggaaagatgctttgtgtcttatttattacTCAAGTATTTGTGAAAAGTTCTTTTAGAAAAAGCTCAGGCAAGGGATGTTAGTCAGCCTTCCACCTCTCCGTGATTGAAGTCTTCCTCTGCTGAGGTCACCCTTTGAACACTCAAAGGAGACCTAAATACCTTCACCTTAGAAAAAGCGAAAGCAAAAGttcttgttaaaaatttaaattctgccTTCCACCCTAGGGGAGGGTCTTAGGATTGTCTTGTGGCAAGGGCTTAGGAATCTCCATTTTCAACCACCACAGAGTATTATGTTGCAGATTTTGAGAAAttagattttgtgatttttttttttttaagacctgaccttttttttctttttttttttaaatccatgccCAACctgaggtttgaactcatgactctgactgagatcaagagtcacatgctctactgactgagccagccaggtgccccaagagggtATAGTTTTGTAGCTACTTTATATTCTTACTAAGGTTACAGTATCGTAAattagtggttttcaaacttttgagcatagttacaaatatattttatgtgagcatctgtatatacatacatagatgaaACGGATTCATTGCAGTTTCATATATTTAcactctgattttaaaaatttaaatcatagtTGTGATCCTAGAAATTGATATCTCAACCAGCATCTCCACCCTTAGTTACTAAGTGTTGCCCATGTTAGGGAGACATAGTAGGGAGACAACTGAGATGGAGTGGTACGTTGATACCCCTTTTCTTCTTAAAGTGATTTAATCTTTCTGGTCCtttgagaaagtttccttaacaaatatttttctgcttttgccAGTCATGCACCACTCACAGTTATCAGcttggctccccccacccccaccccctctttcgGTGCCATATTACACAATGAAGTGCCTTCCTgtgttagtaaaaaaaaaacaaaacatttaatgCTTGTATTTTATATGCTTAAGAGGGAAAGGCGAGGGAAAAACCCCAGGtatgaaattaatgtttttattaaactcTCTGAGCAAAAATATCAGATTCCACAGCTTATTTGATATAAAGTTCTAAAATAATTGGCTAGATCATCCCACTTTGAGATTATAAATTAAGGTTATAGAAATGTTCCTTAAGTCTAGTAAATTAGTTGAAAATAGGatcaaattaattaaatgaagtaAATTTTAGTCAAGAAAAATGGCTGACCTTTTCCTGTTAATCCTTACCTGAATCCTTAGTGGTAGGAAATAGTGTTACCCATTTACACAAAAACTATTATCTAGTGAGGTTTAGTAACACCTATGGATATAGAGTTGGTAAGAACAGGTGTGAAAGTTTACCTCAAACATTAGGATGATTATGGTTTTAGTTATGCCTAATAAAGGAATGGCATGTTTTTTTTGTTCCACTGTGAAAACACCATGTGAGAGTGCAGGGGGGCAAAATGATAGCTTCTTAAATGGTAGAAATTTTATTGCTAATACCAGTTGTGGTTCTCACCATAGATAAGTTACATTGTTTTATATAGCTCTATGTTAAAATCCAAGAATCACCTGTCTTGTTCTGTCATCTTGAAAAAGTGGTCATTGAGCATATAAGAGAACAGGCTAAATGCCCAGAGTGCCTTGCAAGTAAATAGCAAGCCAACATTAAGTACTAGATACTAGAATAGAAAGCCACTTGGCAAAGTCTGATAGAGGAGAGTGTCCTTTGTGGATTAGCCCAGATTCAAATTTGCCCCACCCTAGGTAAAagctttcctcttcctttgtAGTTTGTAAGTATTTCTCTCAAACTGTTGGTTTGTGGTCACCAAATAGAAGACTTCAGGAAGAAAATGATTTGGGTGTTAGAACCAGATAGAATTTAGTGGTGTTGGCTCTTACTATATCCCTGTCCGCGTTTGGGTGTGTTTATAGTCCTAAGAATGTAATCTCAACATTTCTTCCCAACAGAGATATTCTGAACCCTTTGGGGGACATAAGGACATTTTAGAGAGTAGAGAGTATGAGAACCAAGACTCATTCTCATGAAAAACAGACATGTAAAACATTCGCATCTTATGAGTTCAGGCTGCCTGAAGCTGGTCCGTGGGTTCTAAGCACCTCTGCCTTAAAGGATTGACATTAGAATTGTATTCACTGGTATTCAAACAGCATCAAATAGTGCTTAAAAGTAATGTGTTAACATGTATATGATGACATTTTTTTGGTagtgtgactttatttttatgtgcAGGAGTCTGAGTGTGGCAAGTTTAGCTTTAAGAGTTCTTGATGTTTAGCCCAGGAGGATTAAACCACAGTGATTTCTAAGTCTACATGAGAAACAAGGTTATGTTGACCCCTGTTTTATTAGAAACGGAGAATTGTAAAGATTCATGTTCTGTACCAGTGCTTTGCAAATTTGGTCGGGACCAGTTTTAAAATCCATGTAATGTGTCATATTACATAATATGAGGTTAAAAGTATTTAGTGAAACTGTGGCATgtctatttatatatgtatacatgcatgtatacataaATGTTTTAGATTGcagtgtgaaaatatttttttaatgtgtgatgTGTGTTTTAAACAGTTAGAAAGCCACAGCTCTATACCTGTCTGCTTGTGTGCTAACTTGAGCATCTGaatgtctcatatttttatgattttgcgGGGCAGGAGGTAGATGAAGGGCTGAAGAGTTAGGGTGCAAGATGAGTTAAGGGAGCACAGCTGTCTTTGAGTCTTTAGTGATTAAACAAAGTTGAGATGGGGTTTTACTGATTCAGTGTTTTGGGATAGTTAAGGCTGAATTTGTTTTGTGAAGCTTTTGAAAGCTCATATAACCAGAGAGAGATATGTATGTTGCAGATTCATAGTCGCATTTACTAGACTTGCCCGTAGTCCAGCGAATGTAATATCAAATGTCATTTCATATTAAGCTACCTGATAGAATGAATGCCTTTCTGATCCAAGACTGAAAGGTCTGTTTTAAATAATCTCAGTTATTCTGGCACTGCTTAGAACAATCGTTTGAGTTTATACCTAGACATATAATCTGTTTAGCCCTAAGATATGGGACCAATGAAAAATTGAAGGGCTTTGGGATTTTGGGTGTGAGGTGGTCAgttggtatttgtttttattctttaatatgaaaTAGTTTTCAGGAAAGCCATACAAACAAACATTAGGTGTTGTTGCAGTTTAAGAAACTGAATCTTAGACACTTACTTAacgacttctttttttctttcatttctttccaaggTTTGGGCCCCATGGGATCCCTGTGACAGTATTTCCCAAAAGGGAATATAAGGACAAACCTGAAGCCATGCAGCTCCAAAGTAATACATTCCAAGAAGGGACGGAAGTCAAGCGTGAAGTGAACGGTGCTGTTCCTGATGACCCTTCTCCAGTCTCGCCTCCCGAGCCGAGCCTGGCTGAAAGCCTGTGGACTTGCAAACCACCACCTCTCTTCCATGAAGGAGCACCTTATCCTCCCCCTTTGTTTATCAGGGACACATATAACCAGTCAATACCTCAGCCACCTCCTCGGAAAATCAAGCGACCCAAACGAAAAATGTACAGGGAAGAGCCTACTTCAATAATGAATGCTATTAAACTACGACCCAGGCAAGTCCTGTGTGACAAATGTAAAAACAGTGTTGTtgctgaaaaaaaggaaattagaaaaggtAGCAGTGCAAGTGACTCTTCTAAATACGAAGACAAGAAACGGAAAAATGAAAGTGTAACTACTGtgaacaaaaaactgaaaactgacCATAAAGTGGATGggaaaaaccaaaatgaaagCCAGAGAAGAAATACTGTGGTTAAGGTTTCCAGTATTGCTCACAGCAGAGGCAGAGTAGTCAAAGTTTCTGCTCAGGCAAATACATCAAAAGCTCAGTTAAGTACTAAAAAAGTGCTCCAGAGTAAGAACATGGATCATGCAAAAGCTCGGGAAGTGTTGAAAATTGCCAAAGAAAAGGCACAGAAGAAGCAGAGCGAAACCTCTACATCCAAAAATGCACACTCAAAAGTCCATTTCACACGTCGATATCAGAGTCCTAGCTCAGGTTCCCTTCCACCCCGGGTTCGTTTAAAACCACAGAGGTACAGGAATGAAGAGAATGACTCTTCTTTGAAGACAGGACTTGAGAAAATGCGGAGTGGCAAGATGGCACCCAAGCCCCAGTCTCGCTGCACCTCCACCCGCTCAGCAGGTGAGGCCCCTTCAGAAAATCAGAGTCCCTCAAAAGGCCCCGAAGAGGCCAGCAGTGAGGTTCAGGACACCAATGACGTGCTTGTGCCTGGTGAGCGGGATGAACCACAGACACTGGGCAAAAAGGGCAGCAAAAGCAGTATCTCTGTTTACATGACCCTAAATCAAAAGAAACCTGACTCTTCCAGTGCTTCCGTGTGTAGCATTGATAGCACAGATGATTTGAAATCCTCCAACTCTGAGTGTAGTTCTTCTGAAAGCTTTGATTTTCCTCCAGGCAGTATGCATGCACCTTCcacctcctccacttcctcctcttcaaaggaagagaaaaagctcAGTAATTCCTTGAAAATGAAAGTCTTTTCCAAAAACGTCTCTAAATGCGTCACACCAGATGGCAGGACCATATGTGTAGGGGACATTGTTTGGGCCAAGATCTATGGCTTTCCTTGGTGGCCAGCCCGTATTCTTACTATAACTGTGAGCCGGAAAGATAGCGGCCTTTTAGTCCGACAGGAGGCCCGTATTTCATGGTTTGGGTCTCCAACAAcctcttttcttgctctttcGCAACTCTCCCCCTTTTTAGAAAACTTCCAGTCACGCTTtaataagaagagaaagggcCTGTATCGCAAGGCTATCACAGAGGCGGCTAAGGCTGCCAAGCAGCTGACCCCTGAAGTGCGGGCTCTGTTGACACAGTTTGAAACGTGAACATGGACAGTAAGGTAGGCAAGAACCATCGGAAGGCGCCACAGATTTTCTAGTCTAGTTAGGAGTAACTTCTACAAAATAGCTTGGCCAAATCGGAGAGAGAAATTGTACTCAGTTGGCTGCTTTTTTATACTTACCTTATAGCCATTTTTAGACTGAGAAGCTAAAATTGAACAAGCAATCAATTTGTCTTAAGGAAGTGAGATTTCAgcagtatttttcagttttgaagtCAAACCATCCCAAGGCATAGGAGCCATAGCCTCaactgaaaatgaatttttgCAGGGACTGTTAATTGCCATTTGTACCTTgtactgtatgtgtgtatatttatatatatatacacacacatacatatatgtgtgtatatgcatacatacatatatacatacatacacacatacacatatatatgtatgtgtgtatatatatatatatatataagatagaGCCTGTCACTATGTGACACAGGTTGCATATTTGGGATTGCAGTAAGGGCTGgtgagctgggggcggggggtggtaaTAGTGTGGATATTTAATGAcgtcttgtttttaattaatgaacACTTAGCC comes from the Prionailurus bengalensis isolate Pbe53 chromosome A1, Fcat_Pben_1.1_paternal_pri, whole genome shotgun sequence genome and includes:
- the PWWP2A gene encoding PWWP domain-containing protein 2A isoform X5 yields the protein MAAVAAEAAATAASPGEGGAGEAEPEMEPIPGSEAGTDPLPVTATEASVPDGEADGQQSSPQADEPPLPPPPPPPGELSRSPEAAGPELEAEEKLPARVAEPAAAAPQGGPELPPSPAPQPEQPPAPEERQEPPLPQPAAPALVPPAGGDSAVSQLIPGSEVRVTLDHIIEDALVVSFRLGEKLFSGVLMDLSKRFGPHGIPVTVFPKREYKDKPEAMQLQSNTFQEGTEVKREVNGAVPDDPSPVSPPEPSLAESLWTCKPPPLFHEGAPYPPPLFIRDTYNQSIPQPPPRKIKRPKRKMYREEPTSIMNAIKLRPRQVLCDKCKNSVVAEKKEIRKGSSASDSSKYEDKKRKNESVTTVNKKLKTDHKVDGKNQNESQRRNTVVKVSSIAHSRGRVVKVSAQANTSKAQLSTKKVLQSKNMDHAKAREVLKIAKEKAQKKQSETSTSKNAHSKVHFTRRYQSPSSGSLPPRVRLKPQRYRNEENDSSLKTGLEKMRSGKMAPKPQSRCTSTRSAGLNKWQLLHQTVTSPAAPLQCLTDHCGFRLGALKLTVKRAGLSVLSPATK
- the PWWP2A gene encoding PWWP domain-containing protein 2A isoform X2, encoding MAAVAAEAAATAASPGEGGAGEAEPEMEPIPGSEAGTDPLPVTATEASVPDGEADGQQSSPQADEPPLPPPPPPPGELSRSPEAAGPELEAEEKLPARVAEPAAAAPQGGPELPPSPAPQPEQPPAPEERQEPPLPQPAAPALVPPAGGDSAVSQLIPGSEVRVTLDHIIEDALVVSFRLGEKLFSGVLMDLSKRFGPHGIPVTVFPKREYKDKPEAMQLQSNTFQEGTEVKREVNGAVPDDPSPVSPPEPSLAESLWTCKPPPLFHEGAPYPPPLFIRDTYNQSIPQPPPRKIKRPKRKMYREEPTSIMNAIKLRPRQVLCDKCKNSVVAEKKEIRKGSSASDSSKYEDKKRKNESVTTVNKKLKTDHKVDGKNQNESQRRNTVVKVSSIAHSRGRVVKVSAQANTSKAQLSTKKVLQSKNMDHAKAREVLKIAKEKAQKKQSETSTSKNAHSKVHFTRRYQSPSSGSLPPRVRLKPQRYRNEENDSSLKTGLEKMRSGKMAPKPQSRCTSTRSAVTSSTEVLNLQFVKKPVSAKRSKVKRNKTRSQQMAAITSDSDESCCSLTVSDRPLWIQTGSIEVNSETGRSVCAKPCHKVKRASCHHLIILNTKTLAGCWFHGPVPQ
- the PWWP2A gene encoding PWWP domain-containing protein 2A isoform X4, giving the protein MQINKIPAFKKHFQNKRFGPHGIPVTVFPKREYKDKPEAMQLQSNTFQEGTEVKREVNGAVPDDPSPVSPPEPSLAESLWTCKPPPLFHEGAPYPPPLFIRDTYNQSIPQPPPRKIKRPKRKMYREEPTSIMNAIKLRPRQVLCDKCKNSVVAEKKEIRKGSSASDSSKYEDKKRKNESVTTVNKKLKTDHKVDGKNQNESQRRNTVVKVSSIAHSRGRVVKVSAQANTSKAQLSTKKVLQSKNMDHAKAREVLKIAKEKAQKKQSETSTSKNAHSKVHFTRRYQSPSSGSLPPRVRLKPQRYRNEENDSSLKTGLEKMRSGKMAPKPQSRCTSTRSAGEAPSENQSPSKGPEEASSEVQDTNDVLVPGERDEPQTLGKKGSKSSISVYMTLNQKKPDSSSASVCSIDSTDDLKSSNSECSSSESFDFPPGSMHAPSTSSTSSSSKEEKKLSNSLKMKVFSKNVSKCVTPDGRTICVGDIVWAKIYGFPWWPARILTITVSRKDSGLLVRQEARISWFGSPTTSFLALSQLSPFLENFQSRFNKKRKGLYRKAITEAAKAAKQLTPEVRALLTQFET
- the PWWP2A gene encoding PWWP domain-containing protein 2A isoform X1 codes for the protein MAAVAAEAAATAASPGEGGAGEAEPEMEPIPGSEAGTDPLPVTATEASVPDGEADGQQSSPQADEPPLPPPPPPPGELSRSPEAAGPELEAEEKLPARVAEPAAAAPQGGPELPPSPAPQPEQPPAPEERQEPPLPQPAAPALVPPAGGDSAVSQLIPGSEVRVTLDHIIEDALVVSFRLGEKLFSGVLMDLSKRFGPHGIPVTVFPKREYKDKPEAMQLQSNTFQEGTEVKREVNGAVPDDPSPVSPPEPSLAESLWTCKPPPLFHEGAPYPPPLFIRDTYNQSIPQPPPRKIKRPKRKMYREEPTSIMNAIKLRPRQVLCDKCKNSVVAEKKEIRKGSSASDSSKYEDKKRKNESVTTVNKKLKTDHKVDGKNQNESQRRNTVVKVSSIAHSRGRVVKVSAQANTSKAQLSTKKVLQSKNMDHAKAREVLKIAKEKAQKKQSETSTSKNAHSKVHFTRRYQSPSSGSLPPRVRLKPQRYRNEENDSSLKTGLEKMRSGKMAPKPQSRCTSTRSAGEAPSENQSPSKGPEEASSEVQDTNDVLVPGERDEPQTLGKKGSKSSISVYMTLNQKKPDSSSASVCSIDSTDDLKSSNSECSSSESFDFPPGSMHAPSTSSTSSSSKEEKKLSNSLKMKVFSKNVSKCVTPDGRTICVGDIVWAKIYGFPWWPARILTITVSRKDSGLLVRQEARISWFGSPTTSFLALSQLSPFLENFQSRFNKKRKGLYRKAITEAAKAAKQLTPEVRALLTQFET
- the PWWP2A gene encoding PWWP domain-containing protein 2A isoform X7, which encodes MQLQSNTFQEGTEVKREVNGAVPDDPSPVSPPEPSLAESLWTCKPPPLFHEGAPYPPPLFIRDTYNQSIPQPPPRKIKRPKRKMYREEPTSIMNAIKLRPRQVLCDKCKNSVVAEKKEIRKGSSASDSSKYEDKKRKNESVTTVNKKLKTDHKVDGKNQNESQRRNTVVKVSSIAHSRGRVVKVSAQANTSKAQLSTKKVLQSKNMDHAKAREVLKIAKEKAQKKQSETSTSKNAHSKVHFTRRYQSPSSGSLPPRVRLKPQRYRNEENDSSLKTGLEKMRSGKMAPKPQSRCTSTRSAGEAPSENQSPSKGPEEASSEVQDTNDVLVPGERDEPQTLGKKGSKSSISVYMTLNQKKPDSSSASVCSIDSTDDLKSSNSECSSSESFDFPPGSMHAPSTSSTSSSSKEEKKLSNSLKMKVFSKNVSKCVTPDGRTICVGDIVWAKIYGFPWWPARILTITVSRKDSGLLVRQEARISWFGSPTTSFLALSQLSPFLENFQSRFNKKRKGLYRKAITEAAKAAKQLTPEVRALLTQFET
- the PWWP2A gene encoding PWWP domain-containing protein 2A isoform X6, whose protein sequence is MAAVAAEAAATAASPGEGGAGEAEPEMEPIPGSEAGTDPLPVTATEASVPDGEADGQQSSPQADEPPLPPPPPPPGELSRSPEAAGPELEAEEKLPARVAEPAAAAPQGGPELPPSPAPQPEQPPAPEERQEPPLPQPAAPALVPPAGGDSAVSQLIPGSEVRVTLDHIIEDALVVSFRLGEKLFSGVLMDLSKRFGPHGIPVTVFPKREYKDKPEAMQLQSNTFQEGTEVKREVNGAVPDDPSPVSPPEPSLAESLWTCKPPPLFHEGAPYPPPLFIRDTYNQSIPQPPPRKIKRPKRKMYREEPTSIMNAIKLRPRQVLCDKCKNSVVAEKKEIRKGSSASDSSKYEDKKRKNESVTTVNKKLKTDHKVDGKNQNESQRRNTVVKVSSIAHSRGRVVKVSAQANTSKAQLSTKKVLQSKNMDHAKAREVLKIAKEKAQKKQSETSTSKNAHSKVHFTRRYQSPSSGSLPPRVRLKPQRYRNEENDSSLKTGLEKMRSGKMAPKPQSRCTSTRSAGLNKWQLLHQTVTSPAAPLQCLTDHCGFRLGALKLTVKRAAQRH
- the PWWP2A gene encoding PWWP domain-containing protein 2A isoform X8; the protein is MAAVAAEAAATAASPGEGGAGEAEPEMEPIPGSEAGTDPLPVTATEASVPDGEADGQQSSPQADEPPLPPPPPPPGELSRSPEAAGPELEAEEKLPARVAEPAAAAPQGGPELPPSPAPQPEQPPAPEERQEPPLPQPAAPALVPPAGGDSAVSQLIPGSEVRVTLDHIIEDALVVSFRLGEKLFSGVLMDLSKRFGPHGIPVTVFPKREYKDKPEAMQLQSNTFQEGTEVKREVNGAVPDDPSPVSPPEPSLAESLWTCKPPPLFHEGAPYPPPLFIRDTYNQSIPQPPPRKIKRPKRKMYREEPTSIMNAIKLRPRQVLCDKCKNSVVAEKKEIRKGSSASDSSKYEDKKRKNESVTTVNKKLKTDHKVDGKNQNESQRRNTVVKVSSIAHSRGRVVKVSAQANTSKAQLSTKKVLQSKNMDHAKAREVLKIAKEKAQKKQSETSTSKNAHSKVHFTRRYQSPSSGSLPPRVRLKPQRYRNEENDSSLKTGLEKMRSGKMAPKPQSRCTSTRSAAQRH
- the PWWP2A gene encoding PWWP domain-containing protein 2A isoform X3; translation: MAAVAAEAAATAASPGEGGAGEAEPEMEPIPGSEAGTDPLPVTATEASVPDGEADGQQSSPQADEPPLPPPPPPPGELSRSPEAAGPELEAEEKLPARVAEPAAAAPQGGPELPPSPAPQPEQPPAPEERQEPPLPQPAAPALVPPAGGDSAVSQLIPGSEVRVTLDHIIEDALVVSFRLGEKLFSGVLMDLSKRFGPHGIPVTVFPKREYKDKPEAMQLQSNTFQEGTEVKREVNGAVPDDPSPVSPPEPSLAESLWTCKPPPLFHEGAPYPPPLFIRDTYNQSIPQPPPRKIKRPKRKMYREEPTSIMNAIKLRPRQVLCDKCKNSVVAEKKEIRKGSSASDSSKYEDKKRKNESVTTVNKKLKTDHKVDGKNQNESQRRNTVVKVSSIAHSRGRVVKVSAQANTSKAQLSTKKVLQSKNMDHAKAREVLKIAKEKAQKKQSETSTSKNAHSKVHFTRRYQSPSSGSLPPRVRLKPQRYRNEENDSSLKTGLEKMRSGKMAPKPQSRCTSTRSAVTSSTEVLNLQFVKKPVSAKRSKVKRNKTRSQQMAAITSDSDESCCSLTVSDRPLWIQTGSIEVNSETGSTKTLAGCWFHGPVPQ